In the genome of Zobellia nedashkovskayae, the window AAAAGCAATATTGATATCTCTTTGTGAATTTTCAATAACTTTTGCGGCTTCTGCAACCTTAATGCTAGGCGCTAAATGTGTGCCAGCCTTAATGACCGAAGCATAAAGGTCATCAACTTTTTTACCAATTTCAGGAGTTGAGCCAGAAGTTACTTTGAGAATTTTTTCTACCGTATGTTCTTTATCTCCTGGGTTTATTCGTTCAGGGGAATATCCTACAAAAAAGTCTTCGTTGAACTTTAATCCACTTACTCGTTCTAAAACAGGAACACATTCATCTTCTGTTACTCCAGGATAGACAGTAGATTCGTAAATCACCAAATCCCCTTTTTTTAAAACTTTACCAACCGTGTCACTAGATTTATAAAGTGGAGTTAATATAGGTCTGTTGGTGCTGTCAACTGGTGTAGGTACCGTTACAATATAATAGTTGCAATCTGCAATGTCCTCTAGATTAGAACTGCAATAAAGACCTATAGCGAACTGAGGTGTGCTTTGCAAAACAGCTTTTAAATCTTTATCACTAACTTCAAGTGTACTGTCTTTCCCAGATTGAAGTTCTTCAATTCTTTTTTGGTTTATATCAAAACCTATTACTGAATATTTGGTAGCGAACAAACGTGCCAAAGGAAGTCCTACATAGCCTAGGCCGATAATCGCAATTTTAGTTTTGTTCATGCTTTATTTTAAATTGTTCCAATACCAATCCATTGCCGATTTAAGACCCGACTTAATGTTGTATTGGGGATTATAGCCTAATTTTTTACGGGCTTTGTCAATAGAAGCCAAGGAATGGGGTACATCTCCTTGTCGTTCTGGGCCATAGACTATTTGAATATCTCCAATTTTGGTATCATAAGCGCTTAAGTATTGTTTTAATAGTTCAACTAATTCATTTAAACTCGTACGTTCACCAAAGGCCACATTGTAAACTGTATTTAGGGAGTCTTTATCGTCTGCCAAAAGTGCTTTTATATTCATTTCCACGACGTTGTCTATGTATGTAAAATCTCTAGAAAAACTTCCGTCACCGTTAATAATGGGTGATTCATAATTCATGAGTTGCATAGCGAATTTTGGGATTACGGCCGCATAGGCACCATTTGGGTCTTGCCTTCTACCGAATACATTAAAGTAACGCAGGCCTATAGTTTCAATTCCATACGTTTTTGAAAACACATCTGCATACAGCTCGTTTACATATTTGGTTATAGCATAAGGAGATAGTGGTTTCCCAATATGTTCTTCAATTTTGGGAAGTGCTTTTGAATCGCCGTATGTAGATGAGCTGGCAGCGTATACAAAACGTTTTACATTTGCATTACGCGCAGCAACTAACATATTTAAGAAACCAGATACATTAACGTCATTGCTGGTAATAGGGTCATTTATAGATCTTGGGACAGACCCTAATGCTGCTTGGTGTAATACATAATCTGCATTTTTACAAGCTGTTTCACAATCGTTCAGTTCGCGAATGTCACCTTTGATCAGGGTGAAATTTTTATTACCAAGAAAAGGTTTTATATTTTCACGTTTACCGGTCGCGAAATTATCGAGACAAATGACCTTGTTACCATTTTTTAATAGAGATTCACATAAATTAGACCCAATGAATCCAGCCCCACCGGTTACTAAAATTGTATATTCTGATGAGAAATTAAGTTTTTCGAGTAACATTTAATCTAGATGTAAAAGTGTTGATATTTAAAATCCTTAACCCCAATATATTTGGAATCCAATGAATTGATAGCAAAGGTGTGGAAAAATTACTGCGTAAGTATTATTATTCTGTCAAATAATAATTTAAAAAACAATATAAATACTTAAGGGGTAAGGCTTATATTTGTAAAATAGTTTAGTTTACTAATGCTTTTCGATTATTTGCTATTTGGTTTAATTTTTCTACAATTTGTCTAGCAGCTTCGTTATGTCCAAAGCACGTCCAATGTGAATCATAGTCAAAAGACCATTGTTGATCTTCTAGCTTTCTTAAAATTATATATTTATAACCCATATTTTTGCACAATCTTATAATATTATGATTTGTGCCTGGTCTAAAAACCAAAATTCGGTTATTAGTACGTACTGAATCACTAAAAGAAGAAAGTAAAATTTTCATTGACTCTAAATCTGGTAGTTTTTCCTTTTTTAAGGTCTTTGTGGCGGGTTCCTTTTGTTGCCAGTAATGGCTATATAAATAATAGATAAACTTTAAATTGTAAAGTGTATTTTTAGCTAAAGAGGATTGCAGTTCCGCTTGGATTATTTCTTTTTTAGAAACATCAAACTGAGTAATTTGTTTGTTTTTATTTAGTTGGGTGATGCTTTCTTTGAAATCTGAATCATACAAGTACAGTAATTGATATTTAGGTTCTAAAGAATCTAGCTGATCGGCAATTAAAGTGGCTTCCAGAAAATTTACACCAGAGCGGGATGCTTCTAAGAAGTTAAATTGTGGCAATCTATTTTTTAAATAAACTTTTTGATGACATGAATCAGGATTCATAAAATTTTCTATAAAAGAATCACCAATAATTGTTATTAAATTTTCATTGGAACTGGGTAAAATCCCAGGCCAACCTAGTTTATTAATTTGCCATGAATGTTCTCCTCCTTTCCAAGTTCCAACTTGATTTGGAATATATTTCTGTACACCCCATTGATCAATACTTCTTTTCGGAATATCTGGACTAATAACAAAAAGCCTAGCAATTAATTCCCCTACAATTATACCAACAACTATAAAAAGAATACTGGTGGTAATAAATTTTTTCATTTCGTTAAAATTGAAAGTATATGAATTCTTGTTGAGAACCTCCGAAAGAAAATATAACAATAATTATGCAAATGTATGCTATCCATCTAATATATCTGTTTTTCAGTAATCCATTTCCATAAATTTCAAGACCATGATTCTTTTCTCTTTGGAGCCATTCTATGAAGATAAATATGGTAAGCAGACTTAGAATAGTCGTAGGAAATATTTGAGGTTTAGAGAAAAAGGACATATCGAAAATACCTTTTAAATAATTTAGTGCATGAGATATATTTTCTGCTCTAAAAAAAACCCAGGCTAAAACAGTTAAAATGAATGTTGAGCCTATTTGAAAAATTTCTTTAATGCTGGGCAATATTTTACCTTCAGCAGTAACCCCTAGGTTCTGTCTGTTTTTACCAGAAAGTAATAAAGGCAAAAAGTATAGGGCATTCAAGCCGCCCCATATTATAAAAGTCCAATTAGCTCCGTGCCAAAAACCACTCACTAAAAAGATAATAAAGGTATTTCGGATTTTCATCCAAGTTCCGCCTCGGCTACCACCCAATGGGATATAAAGATAATCTCTGAACCAAGTGGATAAAGAGATGTGCCAACTTCTCCAAAATTCAGCAATATCTCTCGAAAAGTAAGGGAAGGCAAAATTTTTCATTAAATCAAATCCAAATAGGCGAGACGTTCCAATTGCAATGTCTGAATATCCAGAAAAATCACAATAAATTTGAAATGTAAAGAAAATTGCTCCCAATAATAAACTGCTTCCTGAAAATTCATTAGAGTTGTTAAAGATTTGGTTAGCATATTCTGCACAATTATCCGCAATAACTATCTTCTTAAATAGCCCCCATAGTATCTGTCGCATGCCATCAACAGCTAAGGAGTATTTAAATTTTCTTTTTTTGTAAAACTGTGGTAATAAGTGAGTCGCCCTTTCAATTGGACCAGCTACTAATTGTGGAAAAAAACAAACAAATGCGGAGAAGGCAATAAAATCCTTTGTTGGTTTTAGTTGTTTTCTATAGACATCAATAGTGTAGCTTAGTGTTTGAAAAGTGTAGAAGCTGATACCTACAGGTAAAATAATATTCAGAGAGCTTCCATTTATTGAGTATCCGAAAAAAGAAAAAGCAGATATGAAGTTGTCTAAGAAAAAGTTATAATATTTAAAGAAACCTAAAAAGCCTAGGTTTACAATTATACTAATCCATAGTAGGATTTTGCGTTTTGACGGTCGGTTTTCTTTTGAAAGACCTACTCCAATTGAATAATCGATAAGCGTGCTAAAAGCAATTAAACTGAGGAATTTCCAATCCCACCAGCCATAGAAAAAATAACTAGCGACTACTATAAGAAAATTTTGAGCTTTAATACTCTTGCAAAAGATAAACCAGTAAAGTATAAAAACTATTGGTAGGAAAACGGCAAAATCAATAGAATTGAATAACATGTTATAATAAAATAAGATAGTATTGTCTTACAGACAAAAGACTCAGTATCACTGAGTCTTTTGTCTGTTAAAAATAGGTAAAAAGCATCAATTTTTATAAAACCCCTTATACCATTCAACAAAATTTTGAACACCATCTGCAACAGAAGTATTAGGCTGATAGTCATAATCTCTAATAAGATCATCAACATCTGCCCAAGTACGCTCCACGTCACCCGGTTGCATAGGCATAAGTTCTTTCTCAGCTTTTTGCCCCATGCTATTTTCAATAGCCTCTATAAAGTCGGTTAGTTTAACAGCATTGTTATTACCAATATTGTAAATTTTATACAAATCTCGGTTTTCTACTGAGCTAGTAAGTGTACGAACAACTCCTTCTACGATATCATCAACATAGGTGAAATCTCTTTCCATTTTACCATGGTTAAATACTTTTATAGGTTTACCGTTTGCTATAGCATCAGTAAAAAGAAACAATGCCATATCCGGTCGTCCCCAAGGTCCATAAACCGTGAAAAAGCGAAGTCCGGTTGTCGGAATATTAAACAAATGGCTATACGTATGCGCCATTAGTTCATTACTTTTTTTAGTCGCTGCATAGAGGCTGATTGGATGGTCTACATTATCTGTAGTTGAAAAAGGTATTTTTTCATTAAGACCATAAACACTAGAACTACTTGCATAGACCAGATGCTCCACCTTATTATGTCTACAGCACTCTAACAGATTTAGGTAGCCAACAACATTACTATCAATATAAGTTTCTGGATTTTCTATGCTATAGCGAACTCCTGCTTGAGCAGCTAAATTACAAACTCTATCAATTTTCTCTTCTTCAAAAAGTAGGGGTAGGGCTTCTCTATCCTCCAAGTTCATTCGAACAAAAGAAAATTTATCTCCATAAATAGAACCGTAACATTTTTTGTGAAAAATTTTGGCATCACTCTGTTTTATACCCAATTGTTCCAATCGGGCATACTTCAAGTTTACATCGTAATAATCATTTACGTTATCTAGACCTACGACATCATATCCTTTCTTAAGGAGCTTTTCACAAAGATGATATCCTATAAAACCGGCCGCACCGGTGACAAGAATTTTCATGATTGTCCTATTTTATAATATTGAAAACCTTTTGCTTCCATTTCTTGTTGTGATAACAGACGACGACCGTCAAAAACAAATGCCGGTTTAAGCATTTTTTCAAAAATCGTTTCCCAAGAATAGGCTTTAAATTCATCCCATTCTGTTAGAATAGCTATGGCATGCGCATCTTTCACCGCATCCATTGGATCTGTAACTACGGTCAAAAGTTTTCTGTTTTCTTCCGGAGACCTTGTTTCTAAATAATCTAAATCTGCATAAATTCTTTCTGCGGAAACTTTTGGATCATATACTACAATCTCTGCTTTTTCTTCAAGTAAAGCATCAGCAATATTTATAGCCGCAGATTCTCTAGTGTCGTTCGTGTCCTTTTTGAAGGCCCATCCAAAGAAAACTATCTTTTTACCTGAAACCGTGTTATATAAAGTAGAGATAATATTCTCTGCAAAACGTCTTTTTTGATAGTCGTTCATGATGATCACTTGTTCCCAATAGTCGGCAACTTCATCTAGACCAAAACTTCGTGATATGTACACTAGGTTTAAGATATCTTTTTGAAAACATGAACCTCCAAAACCGACAGAAGCATTAAGGAACTTTGATCCAATTCTACTATCTGTTCCAATGGCTCTAGATACTTCGGCTATATTGGCGTCAGTACGTTCGCATAAGGCAGAAATAGCATTAATGGAAGAAACTCTTTGTGCTAAAAATGCATTAGCTACCAATTTAGAAAGTTCGGAAGACCAAACATTTGTTTGAAGTATACGTTCTTTTGGCAACCAATGTGCGTAAATTGAACTTAAGGTATCTTTTGCTTCTTGACCAGATGGTGTTTCATCACCACCAATAAGTACACGGTCTGCGTTTAAAAGATCATCTACCGCTGTTCCCTCTGCTAAAAACTCAGGATTGGACAGAATTTCAAATTTCACGCCGTTACCTGTGTTTTCAAGAATACTTTTTATAGCACTGGCAGTTCTAACAGGTAAGGTAGATTTCTCTACTACTATTTTATCCGTTTTAGCTATTTTGGCAATATTACGAGCGCACAGCTCTACAAATTTTAAATCTGCAGCTTGTCCTTTTCCTTTTCCGTAAGTTTTTGTAGGAGTATTTACTGATATGAAAATAATTTCAGCTTCATCTATAGCTTTATCCACTTCGGTAGTAAAAAAGAGGTTTTTACCTCTTGTTTTTTCTACTATTTCTTTAAGTCCTGGCTCGTAAACAGGTAAATTGTCTAGGTTGGAATCGTTCCATTGGTCTATTCTAGCCTGGTTGATATCTACAACAGTTACCGTAATTTCTGGGCACTGGCTAGCAATAACTGACATTGTTGGTCCACCTACATATCCTGCACCTATACAGCATATTTTATTTACTTTCTTCATGACTGGGTTCATTTTATTTGATTGCAAAGATTACTAAATAACTCAAAACTTCCTTGTATTTTCTCGGTTAAAAAGATATTATTAGGATAATGTGCTCAAAACGGGTATTTTTTATGATGTAATAATAATCATATTTCTAAATACTAATATTTAATTAAGCATGTTATAGTACAACGTCATAAGTTGTGCGAAATTATATACGATGATTATGTTATATAAGACTATGGACCTTTCAACTTATATATTTGAAGTTCATAGTTTTTTGAGAAAAAATCATCTTTTGTTTAACACATTGTATTTATATTCGTGCAAATATTATATCAATTTTCAATAAATTATTCTTGATTAGTAATGCAAAAGTATTTGATGCTAATTTTATAGGATATTAAATATAAGAAATGAAGAAAATATTAATTACCGGAGCGGCGGGTTTCTTAGGATCTCATTTATGTGATCGTTTTATAAAGGAAGGTTATTATGTAATTGCCATGGATAACCTTATTACTGGAGACTTGCGTAATATTGAGCATTTATTCAAATTAGAAAATTTTGAATTCTATCACCATGATGTCACTAAATTCGTGAGTGTTCCCGGTAAGCTAGACTATATTTTGCATTTTGCCTCTCCAGCCAGTCCCATAGATTATTTGAAAATCCCTATTCAAACATTAAAAGTAGGTGCATTGGGAACTCATAATTTATTAGGCTTGGCTAAGGTTAAAAAAGCTAGGATTTTAATAGCATCCACTTCCGAAATATATGGAGACCCTCTGGTGCACCCTCAGACTGA includes:
- a CDS encoding MBOAT family O-acyltransferase, producing the protein MLFNSIDFAVFLPIVFILYWFIFCKSIKAQNFLIVVASYFFYGWWDWKFLSLIAFSTLIDYSIGVGLSKENRPSKRKILLWISIIVNLGFLGFFKYYNFFLDNFISAFSFFGYSINGSSLNIILPVGISFYTFQTLSYTIDVYRKQLKPTKDFIAFSAFVCFFPQLVAGPIERATHLLPQFYKKRKFKYSLAVDGMRQILWGLFKKIVIADNCAEYANQIFNNSNEFSGSSLLLGAIFFTFQIYCDFSGYSDIAIGTSRLFGFDLMKNFAFPYFSRDIAEFWRSWHISLSTWFRDYLYIPLGGSRGGTWMKIRNTFIIFLVSGFWHGANWTFIIWGGLNALYFLPLLLSGKNRQNLGVTAEGKILPSIKEIFQIGSTFILTVLAWVFFRAENISHALNYLKGIFDMSFFSKPQIFPTTILSLLTIFIFIEWLQREKNHGLEIYGNGLLKNRYIRWIAYICIIIVIFSFGGSQQEFIYFQF
- a CDS encoding SDR family oxidoreductase; this translates as MLLEKLNFSSEYTILVTGGAGFIGSNLCESLLKNGNKVICLDNFATGKRENIKPFLGNKNFTLIKGDIRELNDCETACKNADYVLHQAALGSVPRSINDPITSNDVNVSGFLNMLVAARNANVKRFVYAASSSTYGDSKALPKIEEHIGKPLSPYAITKYVNELYADVFSKTYGIETIGLRYFNVFGRRQDPNGAYAAVIPKFAMQLMNYESPIINGDGSFSRDFTYIDNVVEMNIKALLADDKDSLNTVYNVAFGERTSLNELVELLKQYLSAYDTKIGDIQIVYGPERQGDVPHSLASIDKARKKLGYNPQYNIKSGLKSAMDWYWNNLK
- a CDS encoding NAD-dependent epimerase; its protein translation is MKILVTGAAGFIGYHLCEKLLKKGYDVVGLDNVNDYYDVNLKYARLEQLGIKQSDAKIFHKKCYGSIYGDKFSFVRMNLEDREALPLLFEEEKIDRVCNLAAQAGVRYSIENPETYIDSNVVGYLNLLECCRHNKVEHLVYASSSSVYGLNEKIPFSTTDNVDHPISLYAATKKSNELMAHTYSHLFNIPTTGLRFFTVYGPWGRPDMALFLFTDAIANGKPIKVFNHGKMERDFTYVDDIVEGVVRTLTSSVENRDLYKIYNIGNNNAVKLTDFIEAIENSMGQKAEKELMPMQPGDVERTWADVDDLIRDYDYQPNTSVADGVQNFVEWYKGFYKN
- a CDS encoding nucleotide sugar dehydrogenase encodes the protein MKKVNKICCIGAGYVGGPTMSVIASQCPEITVTVVDINQARIDQWNDSNLDNLPVYEPGLKEIVEKTRGKNLFFTTEVDKAIDEAEIIFISVNTPTKTYGKGKGQAADLKFVELCARNIAKIAKTDKIVVEKSTLPVRTASAIKSILENTGNGVKFEILSNPEFLAEGTAVDDLLNADRVLIGGDETPSGQEAKDTLSSIYAHWLPKERILQTNVWSSELSKLVANAFLAQRVSSINAISALCERTDANIAEVSRAIGTDSRIGSKFLNASVGFGGSCFQKDILNLVYISRSFGLDEVADYWEQVIIMNDYQKRRFAENIISTLYNTVSGKKIVFFGWAFKKDTNDTRESAAINIADALLEEKAEIVVYDPKVSAERIYADLDYLETRSPEENRKLLTVVTDPMDAVKDAHAIAILTEWDEFKAYSWETIFEKMLKPAFVFDGRRLLSQQEMEAKGFQYYKIGQS
- a CDS encoding nucleotide sugar dehydrogenase, with amino-acid sequence MNKTKIAIIGLGYVGLPLARLFATKYSVIGFDINQKRIEELQSGKDSTLEVSDKDLKAVLQSTPQFAIGLYCSSNLEDIADCNYYIVTVPTPVDSTNRPILTPLYKSSDTVGKVLKKGDLVIYESTVYPGVTEDECVPVLERVSGLKFNEDFFVGYSPERINPGDKEHTVEKILKVTSGSTPEIGKKVDDLYASVIKAGTHLAPSIKVAEAAKVIENSQRDINIAFVNELAKIFNLMNIDTNAVLEAAGTKWNFLPFKPGLVGGHCIGVDPYYLAQKAQEFGYHPEIILAGRRMNDGMGKYVASEVIKLMALRDIKIKAAKILVLGITFKENCPDFRNTKAIDVVNNLKSYGTDLTIFDPWASKEEVKKELHLDMVSTLPDQKFDVVVLTVAHKEFIDLDLRGLLNEDGVLYDVKSILKEKADGRL